In Myxocyprinus asiaticus isolate MX2 ecotype Aquarium Trade chromosome 27, UBuf_Myxa_2, whole genome shotgun sequence, the DNA window cggctatgcagccccatacgcagcatgctgtgatgcactgtgtgttctgacacctttctatcatggccagcattaagtttttcagcaatttgtgctaccgtagctcttctgtgggatcggaccagacgggctagccttcgctccccacgtgaattaatgagccttgggcgcccatgaccctgtcgccagttctCCGGTTGCCCTTCCtcggaccacttttggtaggtactaaccactgcataccacaagacctgctgttttggagatgctctgactcagtcATCTAGCCAATACAATTTGGcctgtcaaagtcactcagatccttacacttgcccatatttcctgcttccaacacatgaaattcaagaaatgACTGTTcgcttgctgcctaatatataccaccccttgacaggtgctattgtaatgagataataaattttattcacttcacctgtcagtggttttaatgttgtggctgatcagtgtatatccaGGAAGGGTCCATCATACACAGCTGCAAGAAATGCACATGAGAAAAAGTGATGCAATTTTAGGCTAAAAATAATCTGAACATTTTGTCTAAAGAAATTTTTTATATGGCAGGCTATGTAAAAGCAAGCTTATCCaggttaaaaaatatttatcatacTGTGAATTGACAATTAAGAAAACAATATAAATCATTTGGCTAATAATGGCTATGaattattcattcttttttttttctccttaaaaTGTAGCTCTGGCAGAAAGTGTGCCAGATCCTTCGGGTTAGCCGTGCCAATGGCTCAAACAATATTGATAGCAAACATTGCATCCAATAAAATGCAGGAAATTACGTTGATCTTATTGAAAAACTTGAAGTGGGGTAAAGTGTCCCAGAAGAATCTGAGGAGGGAAATGATAAAGGATTTCCCAAACAAAGTCATCATGTTTTAACAAAGGTAAACTATAGCTGCTTTTAATTTCGGTAGCAGATATCCTGTAATAATCAAGCATATTTCCCCTTTCCTAGACTAGCAGACAACTTAAATATAAAGTGGCACAACTTACCCAACTCAAATTGTAtttcaaattgtattttataaaaGTAAGAATGTTAAACAGGTTGACATATAGCTATTTACGCATTAAAAACTTTTATATTGGCTAAAAGCATAAAACCAAGGTCAGTGTTTCTTATAATAGGCTACATCAACATATTAGTGCATTGAGAGCTGACCAGTGAGGTGAGATGACTCGTTTTCTAATTAAAAGGGCAGGCAAGTGGTGCATACGGCCAGATGTTGGTCAAGGTAATGTCATTGAAGCGCTCGGTCAACAGGGTGTGTATCCGCCCCTGCGCAACAGGCCATCGGACGCAGAATGAAGAACCACTGAAGCACAGACGTCCGCATTGTGGATGCTTACCCCAATTAATACCCCGTGGAGGGGATCTGTCCCCCTTCATTTCCCACCCGCTGGGGATTAAAGCACATgaataaaaggcatttaaaagaATGGCGCTACTTGTAAGGGAGATGAATAAGGTTTTCAGCACTTCCACCTTAAGCCGAAATCGTAAACTGTGACGAAAAGCTTCTAAAAGGATTAGCTATTTATTGAACCAATAATATGCAAAGCTAATTAAACAGACAGACTTTAAGGTATTATTTAAAGTCCCAAgattttcacccactattgcacttgtgtatatggttgtgtgacaataaaagtgatttgatttgattgtgtTTGAAGTAGGGCCTAGACCTTTTTTGGACTGGATTTTTTTTAAGGTGTTGTGTAGTTTGGTTTGTTCATAAACAATTCTTAAACAGCTGTCAGATTCTCATGATCCATTTATTTCGGGTTGCACTCAGAGCAGGACTGGCAGTTACTGAATGGCTAAAGTGGCCTATAGAAATAAATTCAGCCATATCAATACCAAGTAGCCTATAGGCTACATTTTGGATGGTGAAGTGAATTTGGGGTATATTTTGGGTATTTGGTGATGCTCAGTGGTCTCTGTGGGTACGTTCTGTTTTGCCACCTCCACCATCCCGGCTTTTTGCACGTGCCTTTCCCACtctgcatttattttaataatcagGCCAGGACACGTGTCGGTTTTATTTGACAGTTTTTGACAAATGGACATGAAACCACATGTTACACTAGCGAAGTGGGGTGATGGCGATGCTATAAACGTTGTTCCCAGGAGTGACAAGGCAGAGAAAAAGTCGGCACCTACGCtcagggccggtcaacccattgTCTTGGTAGAGcatataacatatataatgtGACCAAACTTACAGACACACATCAACAGTATCTTTGCGCTGATGTGCgcagttattaacacttaaaattaaaTGATCTAGGTTGATTAATGAAAAAACAGTAGCCTGTTTTGACTTGAATTGACTTACTTAAATTGTACAGTGAATGGGTTTGAGCATTCCTCCATGCTGGTTAAATTTAACGGAAAATTATCCCTTCAAAATATACAAGAAGGCTGTGAGTTTTAATGTGCTTGCGAAAGCATGACAGGTACGCGTGTCCGCCACCTTCTGAGAAACAATAAGGGTCGGGTGACAGCTAGGCTTACACTATTTCACACAAATCTGAGAATGTGGTTTACATCTAAGTGTAAGTTTGTCTGCGTATTCGCTACAAATCTCCAAGAACAATtcgtaaaaataaaacataaaaaatgactAAGAAACTGAATATTCCAGAAGAATTGATCTGCTCCACATGAATAAAGCAGTTGCACGGTTATAGAATTATGTAAAAGTAGGTTGCATTCAATATTCTTAATCAAAGAAGAAAACCATTAGATCCCCATATTTTATTAAGGTACGTGGCTGACTTTTTATCAGAACAGATAAAAGCACACATCCGGTCTGGATAAGTCCTCTTTAAAAATCTAATCTATTTACACCTTTTGTGATAAATGGCATTTGGGAGACTTATCCCCCTGTAATAACCGGTTCAAGCGGCAGCCGGTTATTTGGCGAGTGCATTCATCTTCTGAAGCTCTAATCTCATTTCAGATGAAACTCATTTATCTAAGAGCTTATCCAGAGCGACAAAGCGAAACAAAGCTGCACATAAAAGTTGATTTAGGGAAGAGTACGCGTTAAGTCGAACTAAGCCATTCTCTCTTGTCAAGAATGTTAACTCGTGAATTTACTTTCCAAATTTTCCTTTGATATGACGATATTTTATGACAAATGTTGGtatgaataaatattttagacttgtttttttttttttttacgcaaagAATTTGCCTAAACTGACAATGATAAATGCCTATTTGTTCACGACGCACGAGTTTTACGGATCTTGGAATATCTTGACAATATACTTTTATACCAAAGAAACACACAAATTCCTTAGTTCTAATATCAaacaatttttaataatttatttacaagTAGCCTATATAGAGGATTTAGCCCATACTGAAATTatatgacttaaaggaatattccgggttcaattgaagttaagctcatttgatagcatgtgattaccacaaaaaaataatttctattcgtctgttttttatttttagttatttttttaaaggtaatGACGCAGTTACAATAGAAGTGTATGGGGCCCGTTTtttgagtgtttaaaggcagaaatgggaagcttatatttttataaaagcacattaattcttcttttagaaTGTCTTCTTTTAGAAACTCATGTAGGCCTATTATTTatgctgtaaagttgcttaaatcgtAGTTTTAACAGTTGTTTTAGTGTTCACTGTATAATATGGTCATGGCAACAGAGTTCggcacagaaaaggttggtaagtgattttatcacactaaaatcacatactgttgtttaggtcttgtggctatacttttaaaacagtgagtatttgaatgtttacagcttggccccattcacttccattgtaagtgcctcactgtagcctaacccagatttttgctttttgaaggACAAGtagaaatgattattattatttgtaataatcaacattatcccacaaattttgtcaattgagctttactTATACGGAACCTGGAATATTCACTTAAAGTTTAGTGTTGAGTGTTTGTGTTCAGGTAATGGTCTAAAATGGACAGATTTTGGTCTGTGGCTTTAACCATTTATCGTCAAATATCATCATTATCTCAGCAATCAAACAGCATAAACACTTTTAAAAGAAATTTTAGGATAAAATATGCTTAGTAATTTAATTACCAtgaatcattttttaaatatataaatgtaaaacaggTTCTGATAAGCAATCATTTTTTGACACTTCAGTAGATAACTGTTTTGAGAAAAGCCTGCAAAGACCACACCTAAGTTCATAGAAGGGCAGTTAAGCAATCTGCAACTCAATACTTAAATATCTGCCAGACATTGGCCAAGATTAAGTGACTATCACTGAAATGACCAATTGAATGCCcaataaaaatctgtaaatgtCAGGCCTGTTATCAAGTTGAAATACTCAACATTTACACCATGATTGAAGAACAATGCTGAACAACTTAGAATATCTCTCAGGAAATGAAATAATGGACATGCAAATATTGAAAAACAGGAATAGACCAGAtccaaaataaaagaatatatcCCCAGAGAGGTTTAATTCTTTGTTCATATTCAGAAAAATCCACTTTTCCCCAAAGAGTTCTTTGGAAATtctaccaaaaacaaaataaaaatacagcaaatgttgcctttaaaaaatataaaatatctaaCTCACTCAAATTTAGagttaaaagtaaaaattttcAAAACTACAAACGTATAGCAATTACCACAGTGGGAAAAAAGGATTACATGAACTTGTGCTCTACGTTCTTGATTCTTTACACTCAAGTTCAAAAAGGAACCCtgatgcattcaacacattgagtACATGATTCCTCCACCATCAGTGGAGTTCTTTACAGTTCTTAGTCATGTAATTGACTGACTGCAATGATTGTTACAAAAATGCTAGCAAATCTGCTGCTAAAAAGTCATTAAAAAGCACAAGTTTTCAGCTGAAAAATATACATCAACACAACTGTGTGTCTTGTTTGTTTGGCTGTAAGCACAACAAACACATATGTACAGGCACAATTTTGTCAATGCCcttttataacaaaataaaatttggCATCTACTGTACAAAATCCACATATTTACACATGCTGAACATTTACACATTTCACAGTCTATTGTTCCAGTGTTGTTCCCACTCTTCATCACTTTGCTACACATTAATCCTCATTGATGAAAGATTTGGGATGCATCGCTGTAGACCCAGCTGGACATTTTCAGTCATATGAGAGCCATAATTTTCTATTGTGGCCAAGGTCTCCAGACAGGGTCACACAGCATTACAGGTTGTTTAGAACTTGAAGTCATAGTGGGGACAGACAGAACAGTTCTTTTTGCAAGTTTTGAACAGCTAGACGGTGGGCAAGAATTGCCCAGTTGGACATGAGTGAGATGTTGCTGTGCTAGTAGTGATGAATCATCATAGAGATGCATCTGAGTTTCTCTTTGGAGCGGTGTAGCAGACATTGTTGACAGTGTTTGCATTGGGCGGTCCATTGGTTTGTGTTGAAGGTTTTCACATGCTTTCTCTGCTCCCTGCCCAAACTCAAGGCTCTTGCTTGCAATGAAATGGCTGACTCGTAGGAGACATGTCCTCATTCCATTACGGTAGCTCTGACGTTTGCAAGGTGATCTCAGGTCTTCATCAGACTCTTCTGTGCGCCCCCTTTTTCCTCTGTTGATCTGATGAGGGTCAGTCTCTGATCCTTGTTCAGCTCTTAGGAAATGCACAACACTTTCCAGGATTTCAGCCTTTTCCACTTTTGGATTCTTGAGTTTCTGTTAATAAGAAGATGAAAGATGGTCTGATAAACGCCTTTTATATACCAGTAGGTATCGGTAGTAATAAAATAGAGTCTTTTAGAACAGAAAATAGAACGAACCTCATTGTGTGTGTTCTCAAGTAGGAGTATCCTCAATGTTTCCAGGCTTTGATTAATGCGATCTCTCCTCCTTTTCTCCATGAGAGGCTTTGGGAcctataatattaaataaagtatAGGTTCAGTATTGGTAAAATATTTCCATCCTTAACATCCTAggcctataataataataataataaaaatcttttgaCATACTGACACAAAAGAACACTTAATATAGCTACTCAAAGAGTACCTAGATATGGCACATAGTTTCAGGGGTCTGACAACTAGTTAAAAACGTTTCGTTTCTTACCCGTCTCGAGTCTTTTTGTTGCGGCATGTCAGCAGCTTGGTTGCTCATTTTGAAACACAAACGGCGAATCATTAAATTGAGAGATTATGAGCAACATTTTACAATTCACGAGTCACGACATTTATTGTAAAGCCAGGCCACGCCCAATCTCCTCCCCCCAGCGctgaataatgaataattaaacaACATAGACCAATCATGTCTGCGTCCTTCAGTTTATCGCCCTCATTAATATTCTCCTGCTTCCTGGACGAAAAGGGCAATGACTGTAGAGAATGTCACTTGTGAAGTAAGAGCCAATAATAACCCATTTAGGCTATTCAGTTAAGCTATTACTGAAGATTATCAAAGAAGGCTTGGGTCATTCAAAGGCGCCAAACAGTTAAAAGATCCGCTAAAAGGCGATTGTGTCCTTTTGTAATTTCAAAGTATCGTGATTATTGATAAATCATATACACAGTGCACAGTGCAGTATTTAGATAATTATAACACTTCAGTCGCTGTCTCTGTTCCATGTAGGCTGCATACAGCAACACATTCATGAACCGTcaccatttattattaataaatctactttataattatttaaaagtaaaaaatatctataaatactGCCTTACAGTAGCCTACTTGATGAATGTGTCACTCGCACTTAAAGATACACTGGCTTACATTACAAGAACCATCCATCTTGTCAGTCCAACTTAAAATGAAGTAGGATATTTTAATTTGCCTACTTATTCCCGTTGGTTTTCCATCAGGTTACCTTTTGCAGTTTTCCTCCAAAGACTGATGCATATAACGAAGGTAATTGGGTTTCTAGGATTGGTTTAATTTATGAAGCGTGATCTTTTTTTAGTCTTCTGATAAACCGACTGCGCTGGAAATAATTTAGACTAGGGTACCTCCTGTCTAACAAATGAAAATTAAACGAATAAGTCACATTTTATGTGACAGGGACGTTTTTTTTTCTGTCCTCTGTTTTAAAGCTTTATGTTGgctatacactgtaaaaactaTTCTGTGCATTAGTagatttaatgaaaatgaaatgaataaactatatttaatataattatgttcatggttttttaaccagattttcatttaaaataaattaaaaaagcttTGTAATAAGATGTAATCATTGTTGTTGATTGGAGTGTAAGCGTTTTGTTTAATTAataacaaatgaagacataattgAGTGAATCCAATTTAATGCAAATAAGCAGTTTTAAATGTAATTCCAAAGGAAGACATTATTAAGTGAATCCAACTTAATCCAAATAagtcattttaaatttaaaagcaTTTTCTGTCCAAATATCTGATGATCAAACCGGTTGAATCCAGTTTGTCCTGCTTTGGACCTTTGATACAAACAAGGAACATCTGACTGGGATACTCTTCAATTGATTTTTTGATAAAGGTAAGAAAGCCTTTTAGTATATTTATAACTTGAAATGTGTTGTTTCTTGATCTAAAATTGACATCAGTGTGTGTTTTAACTGTATAAATTaagcaacacactctcacggcgaaatcgtcaggattcgtacgacttttctaaatttggctaattggtATGATATCCTACGACTGCAATAGTTTGAATTCCTAGGACTTTCACTACAGAAAATGATGTGGCTGGACAcaatttccatctaatacgcggcaattacttgcttctgtcatacacaacagcttcctatcatctTTACACTCTCTATTgactggttaagtttagataaggggtttgggtaaaggCATAATATTAAGaagtatgtccttaacacctAGTGCGctgaactcgcgcttacttccgcattagacatccgggaatttgcacgtgatggaGTCCTATGACtttatgcaaacaacatcatACAAGACtgtatgaaatagccaactcgtaaattatgtacgatttttcatgagatcgggttgaaatTAACGGTTAAAACGGTCTCGTTTGAACTTCAATGATTTGgtctaaattaatattatttactcCATTGTCATTTCGCCAAACATACTAGTTTACATTAAATTCCACCACACACACTATTTTGTATTTGGTTAGATATAGTGTAAAGTTAAGTTTTAAGCCATTTTAATCTGGACGCGGCCGCTGTGCAGGACAAATTTTCGCGGCTGAATTTTCTATCCCGACAACCGCAGGGCGTTTCTCCGTTGAAACGAGGCGGCCTCCTCGCGTAGCTCACGACAGCGGGAAAAGCGAGATGgctattattacattattagtaTTACATTACGGAGTGAATGACGTAGGCCTTCAGCGTTCCCGGCTCCCAGCGGCGGTGGAGAAGCGTGTTTAATATAGGCACCGCCAGGCGACAGCTCTAGAGACCTGGATTTTCACTGAATAGGGAGAACGTCAAGTCATAATAAGCTGTTCATGCAGCAAAAAACGGCACAGGCAGTGAAACTCGGATTCGGGCCAACACGCAGAACACcgttcaccttttttttttttttttttaaaaaaagctcagGCAAGAATCTTGGAGTTTTGCAAGCGGTAATGAGATCGCAATTCATTTTCAGTGGAAGACAGAGAGAGCGGCATCGCTTGTCAGCCTCATTTATGCCGCCAGTAAGTCTTGCTTAACTGCATAGGGAACACCAAGTAAATATTAGAGGTGTCtgtcaaataaaaagaaaaacaatgaccTGGAAAATGTGTCTTGAAAAAAGTTACATCCCTTAGGTGGGTTATCAGTAAATACAATATTGATGGAACAATGTAATGTTTGtattttccaatttcctattctGATCAGTAGATATTGCTATTTTATGTTGCAGCAGGTCATGAGGATGAAGAACAGAGAGATAGTTATTTCTGACCTGGAAAGGTGGAGCGTCTCCAGGTGACGGAAACCTTTCTTTAAAAAGGATGCTTCAAAGTTATCAAAGTCTAGTCTCTGATGTCTTAATTGCTTGCTTGAAATGAAATTGATATCATTTGTACAACCTGTTCTGAGGACTTGGCATAAACATAGCTATCCCATTTTGTGATTATGTATTTAGAATGGGCATTttgtttctattatttatttactgcattgAATTTTGAGCCAGAGTTTTGTTATCTGTCTTGTAAAAGTCTTATATATCGTACAAAAGCATAGACACATAAACAAATTTTAGTGACAAAAAAAGTAAACTACATACAGTATGACAGTACAATTGGGAAATATTAAACAATGTGTTTGTTCTATGGAGATAGACAAAACAGACAataaatcacccaaaaataacaattctgtcataatttactctcccttaCATCATTataaacccttatgactttttttttattttttttatacctcTCGACCAGTCTTTTCaacacaatggcagttgatagcaaCAGAATTTAAAGCTTGAAAAGCACCCAAacgtgtataaaaaaaaataaatacaaataaaaaaacagccaGTGCGACTCGACTCGAAGGCATACGATatagttttggtgagaaacagccaaaatttaagtaatttttcagtgaaaatcttgacgtctgcTGTGCattcatgagtgctatgagagaagcttgttcacagtaaCTTTGATGCTCAtgtaagaactttttttttttattgaaataaacAATGCAAATTTTCATGTAAATGCAAGTCAGtgtaaacaagcttctctcatagcatgAACACACAACActgagattttcactgaaaatgatttaattttttcTCTCCAAAACCTAGCATATGtctccagaagacttggaatatgtcaCACAATCTCtctagcccctttcacacatacagccttttccagaaaatgttctgcatttttcaggttagaggtcatgtgtgaacacaacctttttgaaaatacaggtacattttgctctggcaatttcccttaatgagaagttaTGTCATTACATACATatttccatattgatggtatgtgtgaacagcacatgtggtacattttccagtaaaggcaacccaacaattttcctgtaatttacctggttgcatgtgtgaaagggactACTGACTATTTTGTATTATACATTTTGGTCCTTTTAGAAGCTTTCAAGTGAATCAGTAGCATCTGCcgtatttttgacttgaatgagACCAGCTGTTTtttcataaagcacatttttgagGTTACCTGactaaacatttttacagtgtaaaaagaAATGCATATAAGTGCAATTGAGAAAggttaaataattgtttaaaatgtaaaaaaaaaaaaaaaaaaaaaaaaaaaagacagtgttTACTCtcacaatgtttttaaaaagtgtttacTGTTATTGTGACAATGGGAATGGAGAGTAATGTGCTTTTGTTGCCAATAATAAAGAATGCTGTATCTTTGAAGTCTGTGCCTGTTATTGATAtgatttaattcaattaaatttaatttaaaatgaatccACACattatgtttcatttttaattacttatttttttaattatcgcattaattttaaattaacaaaatatttttgtttagcttctatttatttattattcttatgTTCTGTTTGCATCTActcattttgaataaattacttttaagGACCTCAATTGATTGATCCTTAACCAATTTTTAAGCGTAGtcgtatttaataaaaaatattgcttgtAATCTGTTGTCATACTTTAATTGAATAGATCTACTATAATAGTTTTTAATACGCTTTAGTAATATGCTGTTGTATATGTTGATAATAGTGCCAATAATGATTTGTTGACTTGTTACCAAATAGCCTATGCATAAAGCATAACGAGAAAAATCTTATCAAAGATAGAACAACCGTTTTCTCTTCGATTATTCAGCCCATTTCAATAAGATTTAAGGATTTCAAATTCCATCCCAAGTTTTAAATTCCTTACGATCCACTTGACCATCTTAACCATTCCAACAGTTCATAAGTGTTAGCGTGGGACAATAATGGGTGGCTCAGTCACGCACACTTCTGTCAAAACACTCACATACAGCACACTTAACATATTTGCTCTAAAAGCTTGAACATCACTCCTCTCCACCTCCCCCACATCAACCATAGAGCACTATTGCTGTGCTGGTCACGCGCGTCTCACTTTGACGCGCGACTCCAAAAAGTGCATGGCACTATGTAGGCCTACTCATCACATTGTAGGCCTATTTTATTCTTGGGAAAAAAATATCTTCAATgatttaaaagttaaaatgttcTATCAGCCACATATCCACGAACACCATATTaagcaagaataaaaaaaataaaaaataaaaataaaaaaaacttttgtgtcAAGCATAAATCTCAGTGTAGGCCTGTAATTTACCAccgtttaaatatatatataaagatgggTGGAAAGTTCACAATGTCTACGTCACTGACACCTTTCCACCAATCAGGTCCGACATCAGTATGCATTAAAATCCCCGTTTGGCTCGACTTCAACAGTTGTCCACATCAACTACGAGGACACATTTACAGCTATTCTGTGAATGCAAGAAAAAGCAGTTCAAACGTTCAGCATGGCGAAGACAGAGGGCGTCAAAAGAGTacgttcatttaaatattttcctTTCCTAAACAACTACGCTGTAAAAATAAGAAGTTGTGTAAACTTAAAAAGTTAAAGCAAACAGCTACAAAGCGTATTTGAGTTTACTCAGCTTCAGGCAAATTGGTTGTACCAACTTAATTCAAGGTGGATTGTAAGTTTCATGCACTCAATACAATATGCTGAGCAAGctaaaaaatatgattattaAGTCCATTAAACTTGCATTTTCTAAGTACAGCTGTCCATCATTTTCCatattcttgaaaataatatAGAAAGATATTCTTTAATAAGCAGATCTACtgtgatcaaactgagcatgctcaaaagccttTAAGTTCTACCTTCACCACCAAACTTGACATTGTGTGTGCttacaatttaaacatttaagttAGTCTGACTTAAATGTCATAGAAGTTGACTTTATCGATTGTTTTAAGTAATCTCAGCCTTTTCTACATTTGATAGtttaattaactttttaaatTGAATTTATCTTATAAAATTTGAGTTGgatattttacagtgtatttcccaaatattatatttttaaatgtcttaatTAACGTACATTTTATTGGATTCCACACAACTGCTTATTCTTAAACTATTTAATGCTATCTTtggaaaaattaaatcataattagGCCTACTAATTTCTTTTAACTTCTGTTTTAGAAGTTGAAACCAGTGATAGAAAAGAAGAGGAGAGATCGAATTAACTACAATCTAGATGTTTTGAGAGATCTGCTTTTCAAGAACACTGCTGACACAGTGAGTTTCTGTGCAGTTCCCTTAGATCATTCCTGATCCACTTTTTTTACTTGACAAATGCCTAAACATAATTCTTCTCTTCCTCTTTTCCATCCCTTCAGCGTTTACAAAATCATAAACTGGAAAAAGCCGAGATTTTATACCTCGCAGTTCAGTACATCAGAGAGACCACAAGAAAGATGGAGACAAAAGGTAATTTATGTGTCCTTCATCCATCTGCCCTATCTGAATTTACTatccatttttgttttaaagtagTATGTGTAGtaatattttgcttgaaataGCCTTTTTAAATAGcctatattttctttctttactcTTTAGGGATGTCCAATGAAATGCATTCCAAGGCTTCTAAGAATACAACTGTTTCTGTGGGCAGCATCTACAAAAATGACTTTCCAGCATATGTATCAGATTTCAATGGAAGATTTAATCCATCTGAGCAGAAAGCGGTTCTTCTGAAACTGGGGACTAATCTTAAAAATAACCTAAGTGGCACTTCCAAAGTAGGAAACAATCCAAAAGTTCAGACAGGCATCTCACAGGCTAAGACCTTTTTGCCATCATCAGGCAAAAACTCCCATCAAGAACTTCTCTTACACCCTGGATCATCTTTGTGTGGCTCGAAACTTTCATATCAAACAACTTGTCCTCTcagttcatcatcatcatcatcgtcatcatcatcacaCTATAATTCTCCACCATCATCTCCCACTGTTACCAGCACGGCCTCCTCTCTCAGTAACTCTCCTCCATTTGTTTCCACATCTTGCCCCCAGCCTCTCTCTTTGTCATGGTGTCCTGACGCATTGCCTTCTCTTTTAACAACACCAATTTCACTTTCATCTCAGCCATTTCTCCCCCACATCACTAAAGATTTTACTCCACCACAGTCACCTGTCCTTAGACAGGAACTCTTTCCTTTCCCAGCCCAGTCCACATGGAGACCGTG includes these proteins:
- the LOC127417825 gene encoding putative protein TPRXL, with the protein product MQEKAVQTFSMAKTEGVKRKLKPVIEKKRRDRINYNLDVLRDLLFKNTADTRLQNHKLEKAEILYLAVQYIRETTRKMETKGMSNEMHSKASKNTTVSVGSIYKNDFPAYVSDFNGRFNPSEQKAVLLKLGTNLKNNLSGTSKVGNNPKVQTGISQAKTFLPSSGKNSHQELLLHPGSSLCGSKLSYQTTCPLSSSSSSSSSSSHYNSPPSSPTVTSTASSLSNSPPFVSTSCPQPLSLSWCPDALPSLLTTPISLSSQPFLPHITKDFTPPQSPVLRQELFPFPAQSTWRPWS
- the LOC127417824 gene encoding transcription factor HES-7.1-A-like; this translates as MIRRLCFKMSNQAADMPQQKDSRRVPKPLMEKRRRDRINQSLETLRILLLENTHNEKLKNPKVEKAEILESVVHFLRAEQGSETDPHQINRGKRGRTEESDEDLRSPCKRQSYRNGMRTCLLRVSHFIASKSLEFGQGAEKACENLQHKPMDRPMQTLSTMSATPLQRETQMHLYDDSSLLAQQHLTHVQLGNSCPPSSCSKLAKRTVLSVPTMTSSSKQPVMLCDPVWRPWPQ